The window TAGGggtagaaaggaagagagggatcCAGGTGATAGAAATAATGAATGTGTATATCACCCATGAAGATACTTCTTGGTCTTTGATTGGACTTGATGGCGTTCTAAAGAGTCTGGCGGATATACAAGGGAAACTATTATACGTGGCAACACATCTCAACGCCTCTCTGAGGGTCCTTTCTTTTTGGAGATGGTCTGTTGCTGATTTCACATCACTCCAATTCTGACTTTATCCCCCAATGTTGAGGTTGTCCCTGTGAGCCCTCCAGCTCCCCTACatgacaaaactaaaataaaataaagtaacaaacaggagaactgactctgggtggtgaacacaatgcaatatatagatgatgtattatagaaatgcaaacttgaaacctacataattttactaaccaatgtcacccaataaatttaataaagatacaATAACAACCAAATAAAACCCTTAATAAATCCTGGAATTTTCTCTATAATACCTGTCATCcgaatatgtatatgtgtatgataTGTAATGTTTATAGTAGGTATGAGTCTACTTTTATCTCCtttcatataagtgaaaataaaacacgTTTATCCCTTTTAGTCTTTGTGTACGTTTATATGATGTGCTgcattttatggttttgtttgcAGGTCTGGAATCTGCACAGGGTTCTGTAGGCAACAATTTTATCTCTGTATAGAGCATTTGGGCTCCTCTCTGTCTAATCTTGTACaagcattttacaaacaaggTCCCCTGGGAAGGCCCTGGCCACCCTCCGACCTCCTAGAGCCAGACACTACATTGCTGACTTCAGGGTGGTCCTCCGGAATAATGCTTTGTTTGGGACTAGGAATATTTTGGAGGGTGTGAAAACACTTGTAGAGCGAGGAGAAAGTGGACTCTTAACACTAAGCTTTAGAAAATATTGAAGCAAAATTCCCATATCCAGAATGGCAGAATGAGAAAGGCTCAAGGCTGTTGTTTCAAGTGTTTAGATTTCAAAGGTTTATCCAATGAGGTTTGCTTTCTCTTCATCCCCCTTACATTCCCTCAGTcatgcttgcttgctttctttcagTACTGCCAAGTGAGAGAAACTTCCAGAATGCTGCTAAAAGCAATAATTTGGACGTTATGGAGAAACTGTTTGAGAAGAAGGTGAACATTAATGCTGTGAACAATGTGAGTAGAAGTCGCAAATGTGACAGTCATGACCGCTGTTAGGGTATCTTGGGTTTACACAGggcaactaaaataaaaataaaaaatgattgtgCTGAATGAGATGTGGGAGATCTCCTTGGTTGGTATTCCCGAGTGTTTACACTAACGGTGAAAATGAAGCACTGGAATGGGTTCTGGGGGTCTTAATTCATCTTATGAGAAGGGAAGTGCACGCTCTGTGCAAGGTCTGTGGGTGTGCAGTAAAGACAGCTGTCACGGTGAAGGGCATGGACTTGGTCCTGAATTTTAGCCTGTGGATCACTTTGGCCTCATACATACTAAGAAGGCAGAACATCTTTTGCTACACAATCTGGGTGGTTTTCTCAGCAGTGTTGTCCTTTGTGGTTCGTTCTTCCAAATCTAAAATCTAGAGGAGAGTatgggttttcatttttcttcttttgcattatAGTGCATCTGCATTTTCAGCAGTGGTGTCCTTTCTGAAACCTGGCTCTTACTTGTTCTTCAAGTGCTTGGGGCTTGGGGGAGGAGTCCACTGCCGGAATAGGAATTCCTTATTTGGTTTTGTGTGGATTTCCTGACAGCCCCTCAAAGCAGGGTTATTAAAGTGAACAGGTTGGGGTCTGTGTCAGTTGCTTAGGATGAATTGTGGAGTGGTTCAAGATGAGGAGGGCAGAAGTAGATTTAAcactaaatgaaacagaagcGTTAGGGGTATGTACAGGCCCCTTCTAGGGCACTTGCAGGGTTCTAGCAATGTGTTCCCATGGTAATATGATTTTGTAAAACCTGAAAAAGTGAGAAATTTTAACTATAATCAGTTACGCTCTCTGACTTTGGCTTTAAAGAGGGTTCCCTACGGAGTATAAATCTCAGGTTCCATAAAACCTGGATCTGTCCCAGTCAGTGAGGTCAGAAACTGAAGTCATGCATCATATGCCATGGAAGGGTGTTCAACagttgtgcatgtgtgtatgtgagggggtatgtgtttatgtgtatgcGGGAATTTATATGTCTGtgtatgtgatgtgtgtgtgatgtgttaTGGATGTATATAATATTCATTGTCTATAGATGTCCTAGGAAGAGtggaaaaatagcaaaattttgCAGCATAACAATTTTAGGAACAAAAACagtacaaagtaaaaagaaaaagaatcaaggaaggaagggacagaaaagaaaaaaaataagcaaggaTCTTTGAAGGTAATGTCTAGATTAATTGTTGAATAAGTAAAGAATAATCATTTTTCCAAGTAGCAGGAAATAGcttcttcattatatttttataaccacttaaaaatttttcacatataactttctgatattttaaaccatatttttatattaaagtactTGGAGAGATAGTACAACCTAAACCACTTTAACTTACAGTCTGTGGCAAGTTATTGCAAGCTCCTGATGACCTGTATCATTCTTTCTAATGACATCTCTTTTAGGCCTGTTTACAGCAAATTGTTGAGATGGTTACTTGTAGAGTTTGtctaaacctgtagagaatttttgtaagtttatttgagccaaactgatgacatacgCTGAGGGGCAAGATGTCAAATGCTCCCatgaataacagttttgcagtttcttttgtgtatttgaaattaaggagggaacataaggaagattacatgaagttGGGAGAAAGCAATATGGGGATGGGATTACTGGATAGTTAAGGTTATGTGCCCTCTTGAGGGTTAATACCCCCTCAAGGGGtattctggtatttcaaaggtgtgttaacctagatgcacaagaacaatggacagggctggcttaaaacttTTCACCAGGGAAGTTATAGACCTGGGGAATGATGACCCACTGTGACCTGCccatttaggaatttatgatcagatcaccctgtgaagttactttccacagaaccccTTTTTTTCATCCACGAGTTCCTTAAAATCTGTGATGATAGAGATGAAAAAGTGGTTTTATTGAATTACCTTGGATGTTGTTTTGGCTTGCATTTTTACTTACAAATAAAGTTAGTAGGGGGTTGTATAAGCCCAAATTTGACATACTAGAACATAACTCTGGGTTGCAGACAATGTCAAGATAACTAATGTTTTGTCAAACTTGGTTTATCACCAGTTTAGCTACCAAGGAAATcagatatttaatttaaacagttctcatatttttgtaatatattatttatgtgaaataaagGATAGTAAATCCATGCCCAGGCACCATCTTTGGAAGCAAAAACATTGTCTAGAAAATGGGAAATATAGCATGTGTTTTACTTACAAACAAAACGTCTACTGTTTGAAACACATTAGACCGTCTCTGAACATCTCAGAAGCACCATGGTGGCTTTCCTTTGAGGCAAAAGATATTCATAgccttctttctctgtgtctgtttctttctacttcttccctccctcccttccttcttttcagaaacattttgtttgtttcagtagAGTTTATGTCcaaaaaattacagaagaaagACCGTATATATTGAATATCTGGGAAAATTTTTCTTCTGCATTATCAATATATTCTAACCAGAAAACACTTACCGTGATTAATGATTGCATATGGGGGAAAACACAGCTTTCACTCTGTAATTGAAATCCGTTAAATTGTTACAAGCAATGATAGGTTATGCAATGGATATCAGCTTGAGGCATATCCTCCCAGTGGATTGCCAAATTCTCTGTTACTATGTGATAATAGATGAGGCAAGATTAAGCTGGACACAATTCTTACTACTTTCAAAGGCAAAAGCAAAGagtagataaataataaaaatacaaacacctGATAGAAAATTACGGTCATTCAAGAAAGGAATCTTTAAAAGGCTAAATAACAATCAGATGACTGAAAACACAAATTATGTTTCCTCAGATGAATCGCACAGCCCTGCATTTTGCAGTGGGGGCAAATCACTTATCTGCAGTGGATTTCTTGCTTAATCACAAGGCCAGGGTGGATGTTGCTGATAAGGTAAGCTCATCGTCCTTTGGAACAGAACCAATGTGTGGGGAAATCTGGTCATTTCGGTTATCTTTTCTTCATGTACACACAAAATATTTCCATTGGCATGGTTCATTTTGGAAAGGTCTCTTTAGGGAATATACATATCATGTGCTCTTTGTATTTGGTGACTAAATTGTTAACTCATTACCTATAGGACTTAGGCTTTTACTTATTTTCCCATATTGACCTTATGGCCAGTAGCATGCATTTGTAAGAATAAGATGGTTGCCCCGAGTATAATTTGGAACACAGAAGACAGAAGCTAACTGGCTTCACGGACATTAAATCTTGACTCTGCCCTGTGCATTCTGATAGATAAATAAGTCTTATTAAACACATAGTATGTACTAAGCACCAGTCTTAGGACTTGAATACTTAGACCCCTCAACTTTGTAAAAAACATAATACCCAATCTACAGATGAAGAAcgtgagacacagagaggttaaataccttGCCCAAAAAATTATGTCTAagaagggacagaggcaggattttttttttttaattttattggggtgacaattgttcataaaattacatagatttcaggtgtgtaattctgcattacatcatctataaatcccattgtgtgttcaccacccagagtcagttctccttccatcaccatatatttgatcccccttaccttcatctcacACCCCctatccccccttaccctctggtaaccactaaactattgtctgtgtctatgagttcttgtttctcatttgtttgtctcgttcttttgttgtttttggtttatataccacatatcagtgaaatcatatggttctctgctttttctgtctgactcatttcgcttagcattatactctcaagatccatccatgttgtcacaaatgttcctatatcatcttttcttactgccgaataatattccattgtgtatatataccacaatttctttatccattcatctatcgaaggacattttggttgtttctatgtcttggccaccgtaaacaaagctcagaggcaggatttgaacctggctCAATTGATTCCAGAGACTAGAATATCAAGCCCCCTGCTTGATATTTGTCTGCCTAGATATCAAGCCCCCTGCTCCCTAAGGATTTTCCACCTACTTTTCCCAACTTTATTTAACACTTTACCAGGGCACAAGGAAACCACTTGGGCTGgagaaaacatgtttattttctccgTTGCAGAAAAAGACGATAGCCTTGGGTTTTAGTTAATCCAATGGACCATGGTTCTTAAAGTTAAATGGTTCAGAAGATTCCCACAGAGCTattgtattttctctctgaattgaCTCTTTGGAGGTTAAGGCTCAGTATTGCTTTACCATTATGTTTACCGGGCTTGGGTTTCGTACGTGCTTAGTTAAATGTTTGGAAGATGAATGAAGTCAGTTCAAACCAATTAATTGGTCATTTATCAGCAAGCATAGACCTGGCCTAGACTTGATAATGATGAGATAATGATTTCTCTTAATTTTACCAGGTGGGTACATCCTATTTTATTGCTCTGgtattttctgtgaaatattttagtGTCTATTTTATTGCTCTGGTCTTGGTGGGCAAGTAGATTGATCTGTAACAGAATCAGAATGAAGAAGTACCCCTTTTTAAAGATTGGCACCAAAAGCACTCCAACTTTGTGAGTGTTATAAGTTATATTATGGTAATGGTATTTAAGGGATCTTTTGTTTAGTCTAGAAATTGTTATTTGGTTATTTTGCAACATTAGTTACCTTGCAAAAGAAGCTTTGGTAATAGACCTGATTGCTAAGAATCTATTCTTATTTTGACATTGAAACCCTAATACAAtaaccttttattttactttaatttttaaattaacatacagTACAATTACCTTTCTTTTGGCATACAgatctatgaattttaacacatgtatagattcatataaccatcaccacaatcaatataCTGAACAGTTGTATCACCCAGAAAATTTCCTCATGCTGCCTCTTTATAGTCAAACCTTCCCCaaccctggcaatcactgatctcttttccatctctataattttgcctttttgagAATGCCATACAAATGATATCACATAGTATATAACCTTTTgacactggcttctttcactcagcaaaatgcctctgaggttcatccatgtttgtaTCAGTAATTCCTCCCTTTTATTGCTGGATAGTATTCCAATGTATGGATAcactacagtttatttatccattcaccagttcaAGGACATTAGAGTTTCCAGTTTTCGactgttataaataaagcttctgtAAACATTCGTGCACAGGTATTTGTGTAAGcgttaagttttcatttctctagtgTGAATACCTAGGAGTGAGGTACTGGGTCATATCGTATGCTATATACAAGAAGCTGCAGATGATTTTTTAGAGTGGCTGAGCCATTTTCATTCCCACCGGCAATGTAGCAGAGTTCTATTTGTTCTGCATCCTCATCAGCAGTTGGTATTGtcattttccccttaattttagccatcctaatagATTTGTATTGGTATCTtctagtggttttaatttgtattttttaatggataatGATATTGAGcgtctttttttgtgttatttactATTTGTATATCTGTTACCGGACTCAGGTCTGGTGCTGCTTGCTGCCTGGCGCCCAGAAACTTGAGTtacaagggttggtgaggagaaaagagaactttATTCTAGATACCGGCAGCTAGAGAAGATGGCAGACTGATGTCTAGGAAAAAAACCATCTTCCTTGAACTGAGGATAATCAAGAGGTTTTGTAGTCGGGCAGGTAGGTTGgggggagaaaacaaagaaaagtgggAGTTGGTCATGTAATTTTTCCGGCTGACAGTTGAGAAATTGCCTCCCAGGGCCTGGTGTGCTTCACATAATGTTATCTTGAACTCAGCAGCCATGGCTGAAATGTATCATGTGTCATCAGCAAAAGCTGCAAGGGAGTTGCAACCATGGATCCCAGTGTCTGGGCAAATTGTTCTTTCCAGGTTAGTGCTCTGCTGATTAATTAGATCAACAAGGTATGTGTAGTCTTAAGAAAGGTAACCAAGCAGAGTCATTGAATCAAGCcgtgaaagggaaaaacaaagacagaTAAATAGCAAGCTGGGAAGTGACTGAACTAAGTGTAACTAAGTCATTAATTTCCTGAGTTTTACCCTTGCATATCTTTTTTGGTGAtgtgtctattcagatcttttgaacattttttaaaaatttgggttgtttgttttcttgttgagtttgaGAGTCATTGATGCATTGTAGATACAAATCCTTTGTCagatgtgatttgcaaatattttctcctgtagctttttagtatttttcacagagcaaaagtttttaattttgatgaagtacagtttacttatattttaaaaatgaatctagatattggtgttatatctaagaatgATTTGCATAACTTAGGATCATGaagattttcttatatttttcttcaaaacttttATAGCCTTGTGTTTTACACTTAGATTTATTGTCCATTTAGAGTTAATTGAAGTATAAGGTGTAAGGAATAGTTCAaggttctcttttgtttttccccttgcATATGGATGACCAATTTCTTCAACACTGTTTGATACCAATGTCGTTACAGTTATGAAAACCTTTACAGTGCTGTTTGGACTTGTCCCATATGTGCACCATCCAGGGGCCAGTCTGAGACCTGGGCAATGGTCTACTCCCTGGTTCAGCCTCTCCAAGCCTTTGTCGTGCTATTTAGAGTCAGGTCAATGTACAGGTTAGGGGTGAGGCCAGGAGTACATGCACAACTTTAAAGGGTCACTTTCCTGACCTCCCACCTCTCTAAGATCATCTCCCCCACATTCTCCAGCTCCAGGGCCCCACTCCCACTTTTCCTGCTCCTCTGACTAGAGAGACAAGGGTGTCGTCTCCCAGCTCTGCTGTATGCTTCCCACAATTAGGTCTGTCTCCAGGgctaagagaggagaaaaaacaaccccacctcaacccccaccccctcttctgACCACCGTTTTTCTGGTCAGAGAGAAGAATTCCCACTGTCAGAGTTTTACATGCTTGCTCAGTCACTGCTGCTACCCCTCCGGCCATGGGGTTGCAGCTTTGGGAGAGAGGCTTGCCTGTGGCAGGGCCAGGAGTGAAAAAAGAAGCCGATTTCCCCTACCTTTCCTGTCCCCCTTCCACTGCTGAGACCAGAAAGAGAAGGTTTCTCTTGGAGCTCTTTCTGTCTGTGTCCAGAGTGCAGTTCTGTGGTTTGCACTGCCATGGGTCCAAGTGAGAaggtatggaaggaaaaacaaaaaacagaaaaatcaggaaaccctgattgtttatattttgagttttggttttcttccccaGTCTACTTGctcccatttatttttcagagttctcAAATAGCTGTTCCATGCATTCTGTCCAGAGATTTTAGTCTCATTTGAGAAAGAGAGTAGGGTGGAAGTTACTTAATCTATCTTAACCAGGACTGAAATCCCAAATCTTTAACATACTATAAAGTGGAAAGAATTGTACAATGAATAATTATTATCTAGCGCCCAGTTCATAGCATCTTTTAAATAGCATGTGTGAGGATTGCCATTGCTAATATATTGGCATTGCTAATATATTGCTAATATATTTTTTGGCTAATATTgctaatatattaaatatattaaatatactacTGGTTTATGTCACCGTACAAGTCAGTTATTCCCAAAATGTTTtaccaatttgttttctttgaatcttttcccatttggaagCTTCCTGTAACTCACCTTGTGAGACTGAAATGCTGTCAGgtgaaaaatatagtaatttcTGGTGTATCTCTGTACTCTGCCTTGAAAGGTTCACTAAGTTAAATATTTCTATAACTAATTTAATTATTCAGAGTGGCATTAATGTATaactaataaaatgattttttaattcaagCAATGCCACATTTGATCTCACCTGGCAGCTTCTTTATCTGTGTGATGAGCCCTGAATTTGACTTGGCAGATCTGTCTTATAAATTCTAACACCTATTTGCAAAAAGCCAACAACTGCACTTCTTCACCAGCAGTATTTATTCAGTGCCTGTTGTGGGTAAGTTTCAATGCCAACTACTAGGGATTCAACTACATATAAgttcttgctactcaaagtgtggtcccaggaccAGAAGCACTGGCATTTTTtgggaccttgttagaaatgcagaatcttgggcccACCCCTGACCTCTTGAGTCAGAATCTGCgatttaacaagatctccaggtgtTTGTGTTGAGAAGCACTGGCATGAGATACAGTTCCCGCTTTCGGGAACCTTCAGTCTATTGGGAGAGCAAGGACTGGGATGGGAACAGATGGTTGCCATCGAGCGCTGCATGCTAAGCACCACATGCATGGCCCAGACACTGAGGACTCCAGGTCCCCCGTGGGTGGCATCCCCAAGTCTTGGGAAGAGGCCGACTAGGTACTCGTAAATGGAGGCTCTTCCTCCAGATGTGAACAAAGGATCCCAGGTGCAGTGCAGCCGACGCTCAGAGGATAATGACAGGTGTCTGCTCTCAGAGCTTCTGATTGCTGGGAAACTCCAGTGCAAGTGTTCCCCAGGGGAAGTTATTGACCTTCTCACCTGCGACCAGACTGGATATGAGGACAGGTTGTCAGTGGCAGTGGCCATTTTACACTTTACAGAGCATCGTGTACCAACCATGAGTGTAATCGTGTAATCCATGGCACATGCTCATATGTGTAAACTCTCAGACATGTCAGTGTGAGATCAGAAGACTTAGTTTTATGACGGTTCTTGTGGGGGAATTGACATCTGTGAGCAGTGATTCTTTGCTTCTGAGGAATGATGACTCCACTCAGAATTTATGATTTCAGAGACTCAAATTGTGTGCAGCTGAATTCATGATGTTTGGATTTTATGATTAGTATTGAAATCTTTAATTGTTGGCGGATTTGAAATTAGGAATAACCTCTTAGGGAAAATTTGAGCTCTTATCAAAACGTGGTGTATCCTCTATCCCGAATATTTCTGGCCTCTTTTTTGACCATATGTGAAACTGGATTTTGTATTACTAGAGAAGGCTAAATTAAGGGGTAGAACTGTGTTTAAGGTACATTTCTTGAAGAACCTCACCTAGTTGTTAAATTAACATCATTGTTTCTTGGGAAAAAGTGCAGATATtggtaaacattttctttatattggaagtgtaaatatataaatagactTAAACAGACTATGTAGGCCTAActatgtatataatacacatcAGCATCTCtgtaactttttttctgaatattttcaatttatggttggttgaatccatggatgtggaACCTGCAGATATGGAGgtctgactgtgtgtgtgtgtgtgtgtgtgtgtgtgtgtgtgtgtgtacaagtatataaatacgtatatatagttttatatatatgagTTTTTAGTCActgcttattttattaaaaatgggattatattatattttatctgcatcttattttctacatttaacaGCTACCTCATGGAAATCTTTCCAAGTCAATTTTATAACTCtaattcatgatttttaattGCTGCATGATGTGGTATGACTGTTCTCTGATTTGTTCTGCATTCCTGTATCGATGGACATTTACCTTGCTCCCAGTTTTAAGGGTTACAATTAATATccttatttatataacattagtTCCTAAAACTTACTTTTGTGGGATCGATTCCTTGGAGTAGGATTGCTGgttgtatttaaatttaatcGATATTGATAGATTGCTTCAAATCTAGTGGTTTCATTTTCACTAATACCTTAAGAGAGCACTTTTTTTGgtccatttttcatttggtttaattgcctttttcttgttgatttgtaaGAGTGCTTCATATAGTATTAGAGAAAGTAaccttttaatctttattaagaaacatttaaagaacatatTGTTTGTTCACTTGGTTTACCATCAGTCTTTCCTTTTATAACTTCTAGATTAAGACACTGTACATTACAGTCTAGAATTTCTTCtaatgtatttattgtttatgtgtttttctgtgtgtgtgtgatatgatctaggatttaattttattttcttccaggtagAGTTACTTGTGCctataccatttattaaatatatttattttccccatgGAATTGAAATATCATCTTTGCTGTATATCACATTCTCTCCCTATTCCCTGATTTTCAACAGTTGAGTATTAACTTGGCTTTAGTGACTTGAGATCATGTGTGTGGCTCATCCAAGTGAtggattcttttcttctctcttgggGAAGCATGGCTTGACAGTAATTCACCTCGCAGCCTGGTCTGGAAGCCTCGAGATCATGCTCATGCTGGTTAGAGCTGGAGCAGACCAAAGAGCCAAGAATCAGGTAGGAATGTGGGTCACACCTGGGCATAAGCCCTCACCTCACAGTGCAGGCGGGGGAGGTCCTGAGATCACTGTATAATTATCTCCTCTGCCCTGCTCTCTTCAGGATGGAATGAATGCCCTCCATTTTGCAGCTCAGAGCAATAATGTGTGCATCGTGGAGTACCTCATTCAAGATCTGCACCTGCGGGACCTGGACCAGCCTGATGAGGTGTGTGTGCTGTGGTAGGACAGGTCTCACATACACCCCACCaaattcctctttcttcctgcttCTACTGGAATTCCCAAAGCAGCCCGCGCAGACAAACCTGGCAGACAAACCTAGCCCTGTAGCCAGCTCCTCCATCGCCCTGGCAGAGATCATAGAGCAGACGGGAAGTGCGGGTGTGGGGGCTGGTCCTGGAACCTGCATGTGGGGGGGCAGGAAGTAGTAAGGAAGCCACCAggttccttcttccctctctacTGCCTCATCCTGGCTGGGGCGTGGACAGTATCTGCCCTGTTTGGTATTCAGAATAGGTGACTGCGTTTTACTCTATGATGCCTGGCCTTTTTGGAATATATTTGACTCAAGGCTGTGCAGTAAAGAGCCATAGAATATAATGCAATTTTACCATATTTgtctatacttttattttcataaggAGATTTATAATGACAGCTACCACTTACTGAGTATCCATTAATGTGCTAGGTACTCAGGAAAGCTACTTTATACATTACTTCAGTGAGAGGCTAGGACCTGGCACATATGGGGGCTTAATAAATCAttgctgaatggatgaattaTCCTGTTAATCCTCATAGTAAtcttacaaagaaggaaatgttttgctcatttttaaagctCAGAAAGGCTAAGTATCTGATGCAAAGTCCCAAAACtagcaagtgacagagccaggatttgagttCTGATCTGGCTGACTCCAGTCACTGCGGTGTATTATCTCCCTTCTCAGATGACAGTGGGCATCGCCCATGTGTGAGGACTATCTTTTCTCTGCACTGTCTCCTTCCAGGCTggctggctttctttctttctttctttctttctttctttctttctttctttctttctttctttctttctttctttctttctttcatttattggggtgcgaattgttagtaaaattacatagatttcaggtgtacagttctgtacgaggctttttaaaaaatagggtgGCATTTTATTTGAATGGGACCACCTTTTCACTGTGCTTCTAGAacattattttccataaaagtcTCTCTAGAAGTTCATTttacctcttttaaaaaaaactttcatattttttccttgcctcaatcttaaaaacaacaataacaaaaaaatatgtcttcAAATAAAGTCTATCAATTTCTATTACTTCCTCTGAGTGTGCCTAAGCAACTATATACATACGCATTTACAACTTGGAGGCAGAGAGACTTGGGCTGTGGTTTGGGCATATATTTCCTATGTGGCTTTAAGTAAGTTCTCCAACTGCTGAAAGCCTCAGTAtctccatctgtacaatgggaataataaaacatATGTCATGGTAGCACCAAGGGACGATTGGGGGGTGGGTCTTGACCTCC is drawn from Rhinolophus ferrumequinum isolate MPI-CBG mRhiFer1 chromosome 7, mRhiFer1_v1.p, whole genome shotgun sequence and contains these coding sequences:
- the LOC117025118 gene encoding ankyrin repeat and death domain-containing protein 1B-like: MDRAGRTPGLRAAGRGRLLRAAAAAEGLREDVRAAAGRPCKGLSGIPRREGPREEEAAAGHELLLPSERNFQNAAKSNNLDVMEKLFEKKVNINAVNNMNRTALHFAVGANHLSAVDFLLNHKARVDVADKHGLTVIHLAAWSGSLEIMLMLVRAGADQRAKNQDGMNALHFAAQSNNVCIVEYLIQDLHLRDLDQPDELCFPLCWLHS